A genomic region of Pyrus communis chromosome 14, drPyrComm1.1, whole genome shotgun sequence contains the following coding sequences:
- the LOC137715469 gene encoding small ribosomal subunit protein eS24z-like produces the protein MADTKAVTIRTRKFMTNRLLSRKQFVIDVLHPGRPNVSKAELKEKLARLYEVRDPNSIFVFKFRTHFGGGKSTGFGLIYDTVENAKKYEPKYRLIRNGLDTKVEKSRKQLKERKNRAKKIRGVKKTKAGDAAKAKKK, from the exons ATGGCCGACACCAAGGCAGTAACGATTCGTACGAGGAAGTTCATGACCAACCGCCTTCTCTCCAGAAAGCAATTC GTCATCGACGTTCTGCATCCTGGTCGACCCAATGTCTCAAAG GCAGAGCTGAAGGAGAAACTTGCGAGGTTGTACGAGGTGAGGGACCCAAATTCCATCTTCGTATTCAAGTTCCGCACCCATTTTGGAGGGGGGAAGTCCactggctttggtttgatttatGATACCGTAGAGAATGCCAAGAAGTACGAGCCCAAGTACAGGCTGATCAGG AATGGACTAGATACAAAGGTTGAAAAATCAAGGAAACAACTCAAGGAAAGGAAGAACAGAGCCAAGAAGATTCGTGGAGTTAAGAAG ACAAAGGCCGGTGATGCTGCCAAGGCAAAGAAGAAATGA
- the LOC137715963 gene encoding uncharacterized protein — MGRPTSTIHVPDRRQRSDHENGRYPRHSDSSGDNRYQRRSPSYESYDNRRHRNPSGSPPRRSPRVNRGGPDSLARRRSPSYEDYDRRDNRRHRNRSGTPDYPNPRKSPRANGGPDSLPKKFGRGGNMDWGRRSEAEESDEELKGLSFEEYRRLKRQKMRKSGKFCIWELTPSPPRGENDEFELVGKADEISERYGEEEEMESKDKKKEKEKSESESESDSEDLRSRRRKKSSGSKRRSRKSKYSDSESESESESDDESDEEEDRRQRKKSKSRSKRSRSRRERRRKRKSRRSSSSESDESEDSESEVSDLKKKKKQRKSRSRSKKKELETEMESEKSDSEEKGLDSEVDAKAAALVEEEVMKDESNAEALKFKEIFEAQKMLSLDDEPVVGPMPLPRAEGHISYGGALRPGEGDAIAQYVQQGKRIPRRGEVGLSADEIQKFENLGYVMSGSRHQRMNAIRIRKENQVYSAEDKRALAMFNYEEKAKREHKVMADLQRLVQRHIGQDVGPTHDPFSGKEKEIEFADT; from the coding sequence ATGGGAAGGCCAACATCCACCATCCACGTCCCCGACAGACGACAGCGTTCCGATCACGAGAACGGGCGATACCCACGGCACTCCGACTCCTCCGGCGACAACCGCTACCAGCGTCGCAGCCCCAGCTACGAAAGCTACGACAATCGCCGCCACCGAAACCCTTCGGGCTCGCCACCCAGACGAAGTCCTAGGGTCAACAGGGGAGGCCCAGACTCTTTGGCCCGGCGTCGGAGCCCCAGCTATGAGGACTACGACCGACGCGACAACCGACGCCACCGAAATCGCTCGGGCACGCCTGATTACCCAAACCCTAGAAAAAGTCCTAGGGCTAATGGGGGGCCGGACTCTTTGCCGAAGAAATTCGGGCGGGGAGGGAATATGGACTGGGGGAGGCGGTCGGAAGCGGAGGAGTCCGACGAGGAGCTGAAGGGGCTGAGCTTCGAGGAATACAGAAGGCTCAAGCGGCAGAAGATGAGGAAATCAGGGAAGTTTTGTATTTGGGAATTGACTCCCAGCCCGCCTAGGGGTGAGaacgatgagttcgaattggtGGGCAAGGCTGATGAGATTTCGGAACGGTATGGCGAGGAAGAGGAGATGGAATCGAAGGataagaagaaagagaaggaaaaatctGAGTCCGAATCTGAATCGGATTCGGAGGATTTGAGgtcgaggaggaggaagaagagttcGGGTTCGAAGCGTAGGAGTAGGAAATCGAAGTATAGTGATAGCGAATCGGAGAGTGAGAGTGAAAGCGATGATGAATCGGATGAAGAGGAGGATCGGAGACAGAGAAAGAAGTCGAAAAGTAGGAGTAAGAGAAGCAGGAGCAGAAGagaaaggagaagaaagaggaaaagcAGGCGTAGTAGCAGTAGCGAGTCCGATGAGAGCGAAGACAGTGAAAGTGAGGTTTCAGatttaaagaagaagaagaaacagcgAAAGTCTCGCAGTCGGAGTAAGAAGAAAGAGTTGGAAACTGAAATGGAGAGTGAGAAATCGGATTCGGAGGAGAAGGGTTTGGATTCTGAGGTTGATGCTAAGGCTGCTGCTTTAGTGGAAGAGGAGGTGATGAAGGATGAGAGTAATGCGGAGGCATTGAAGTTTAAGGAGATTTTCGAGGCTCAGAAGATGCTGTCACTGGACGATGAACCAGTGGTTGGTCCAATGCCGTTGCCTAGAGCTGAAGGGCATATTAGTTATGGTGGGGCTCTTAGGCCTGGTGAAGGTGATGCCATTGCACAATATGTTCAGCAGGGGAAGCGTATTCCGCGGAGAGGAGAAGTGGGTCTTTCGGCTGACGAGATTCAGAAGTTTGAGAACCTGGGGTACGTAATGAGTGGTAGTAGGCACCAGAGAATGAATGCCATTCGTATTAGGAAGGAAAACCAGGTTTACAGTGCTGAGGATAAGCGGGCTTTGGCCATGTTCAACTACGAGGAGAAAGCGAAGCGCGAGCACAAGGTTATGGCGGATTTGCAGCGACTGGTTCAGCGCCATATCGGGCAGGATGTCGGGCCTACTCACGACCCATTTTCAGGGAAGGAAAAAGAGATTGAATTTGCTGATACTTAG